TCGTCGTAAAGCTATTGAAGAGTTAAATATAGATGCAGGAATTGAACATATGAACCAACACGATATAGAAGAACTTATCGTTCATGCTGCTTATATAATTAACATCGGCAATACGGTGAAACCTCACGTCTATGAGCTGGGTGTGGATTTCTTATCAAACGAAATCGAACGAGTTGAATCACTGCAGAAGGCTTCTCAAATCGTTTTACACCCCGGTTCTCACGTTAGCCAGGGTGAAGAAGTCGGCCTTAACCAGATTATTAAAGGTTTAAATGAAGTATTTGAAAATCACCCAAATACCAATTGCCAGATCGCCCTTGAAACGATGGCAGGTAAAGGCAGCGAGATCGGACGTAACTTTGAACAAATCGCCAAAATTATAGATGGCGTAAAGCACAACGAACATTTATCTGTTTGCTTTGATACTTGTCATACACATGACGCAGGCTACGACATCGTTCACGATTTCGACGGTGTACTGAACCATTTCGATAAAACAATTGGACTTGACCGCTTAAAAGTTCTCCACATCAATGACAGCAAAAATGAACGCGGTGCAGGAAAAGACCGTCATGAGAACATCGGGTATGGGCATATTGGGTTTGACGCATTAAATTATATCGTTCACCACCCGCAACTAAACGACCGTCCTAAAATTCTAGAAACGCCTTATGTAGGAGAAGACAAAAAGAACAAGAAACCTCCTTATCAATATGAAATAGAAAACTTACGAAACCAAACCTTTACAGATTGGCGTTCAGACTTA
The nucleotide sequence above comes from Pontibacillus chungwhensis. Encoded proteins:
- a CDS encoding deoxyribonuclease IV produces the protein MLKLGSHVSMSGKKMLLGASEEAASYGANTFMIYTGAPQNTRRKAIEELNIDAGIEHMNQHDIEELIVHAAYIINIGNTVKPHVYELGVDFLSNEIERVESLQKASQIVLHPGSHVSQGEEVGLNQIIKGLNEVFENHPNTNCQIALETMAGKGSEIGRNFEQIAKIIDGVKHNEHLSVCFDTCHTHDAGYDIVHDFDGVLNHFDKTIGLDRLKVLHINDSKNERGAGKDRHENIGYGHIGFDALNYIVHHPQLNDRPKILETPYVGEDKKNKKPPYQYEIENLRNQTFTDWRSDLLQS